In the genome of Gammaproteobacteria bacterium, the window GGGGTACAGAGTTTTACCGGACACTAATGCACGAATGACAATCCTTATTCACTTAGCATTCATCAACGCCAACGTCGTATCCAACATACGATTAGAGAAACCCCATTCATTATCATACCAGCCCAGAACTTTAACCGTGTTACCGATGACCTTAGTCAAAGTTGCATCAAAAGTACAAGAAATCGGATTGTGATTAAAATCTACAGAAACTAATTGTTCATCACAGTAATCCATTATGCCTTTGAGTTCAGTTTCAGAAGCTTTCTTCATGATAGCGTTGATTTCTTCCACACTGCTTTGACGCTTAGATTGGAAAGTTAAATCAATCAAAGACACGTTAATCGTCGGGACACGGACTGCAAATCCATCCAAGCGGCCGGCTAGCTCCGGGATAACTAGACCAACAGCAGCTGCGGCGCCGGTTTTAGTAGGAATCATAGAATGCGTCGCAGAGCGGGCGCGGCGCACATCAGGATGATAGACGTCGATCAGTTTCTGGTCATTGGTGTAAGAATGTACGGTAGTCATTAACCCTTCGACAATACCCACAGTTGCATGTAGTGCATGAGCCATAGGCGCAATACAGTTAGTGGTACAGGAAGCATTGGAAATCACGGTATCGCTAGCCTTAAGCGTATTGTGATTCACACCATAGACGATGGTGGCGTCGACATCAGAACCGGCGGGAGCGGAAATTACGACTTTTTTAGCGCCGGAGGTTAAGTGTGGCATAGCCTGTTTTTTGCTGGTGAATAAACCGGTACATTCCATCACGACATCTACACCTAGATCTCCCCAGGGCAGTTTGGCCGGATCACGCTCAGCTACGACCCGGATCAGGTCATTGTGGATTTTCAAGTTGTCGCCATCGACTTTGACATCACCATGGAATTTTCCATGTACCGTAT includes:
- the gap gene encoding type I glyceraldehyde-3-phosphate dehydrogenase, producing MTIKIAINGYGRIGRNILRAVYESGYRDKVEIVAINDLGDAKINAYLTQYDTVHGKFHGDVKVDGDNLKIHNDLIRVVAERDPAKLPWGDLGVDVVMECTGLFTSKKQAMPHLTSGAKKVVISAPAGSDVDATIVYGVNHNTLKASDTVISNASCTTNCIAPMAHALHATVGIVEGLMTTVHSYTNDQKLIDVYHPDVRRARSATHSMIPTKTGAAAAVGLVIPELAGRLDGFAVRVPTINVSLIDLTFQSKRQSSVEEINAIMKKASETELKGIMDYCDEQLVSVDFNHNPISCTFDATLTKVIGNTVKVLGWYDNEWGFSNRMLDTTLALMNAK